One genomic segment of Kordiimonas sp. SCSIO 12603 includes these proteins:
- a CDS encoding Trm112 family protein — MNHQTNPKLLELLVCPVTRDTLEYDKENQELICEKAGLAFPIRDGIPILLVDEARELND, encoded by the coding sequence ATGAACCATCAAACCAACCCCAAACTTCTTGAGCTATTGGTATGCCCAGTAACGAGGGACACCCTTGAATATGATAAGGAAAATCAAGAGCTTATTTGTGAAAAGGCAGGGCTGGCCTTCCCTATCAGAGATGGTATTCCAATTTTACTTGTTGATGAAGCACGCGAGTTAAATGATTAG
- a CDS encoding histidine triad nucleotide-binding protein, producing the protein MAYDPENIFAKILRGEIPCNKVYEDEFALAFHDINPQAPVHVLVIPKGEYVSMADFTADAPAELVVGYMRAVGKVADELGLIEPGYRTIANAGPNSHQEVPHLHIHIMGGKPLGPMLDKSFG; encoded by the coding sequence ATGGCGTACGATCCCGAGAATATTTTCGCGAAAATTCTGAGAGGTGAGATTCCTTGTAACAAGGTTTATGAGGATGAATTTGCGCTCGCGTTTCATGATATCAACCCTCAGGCACCTGTGCATGTACTGGTGATCCCAAAGGGGGAATATGTATCAATGGCAGATTTTACAGCAGATGCACCTGCGGAACTGGTGGTTGGTTATATGCGTGCTGTTGGGAAAGTGGCGGATGAATTAGGGCTTATTGAGCCTGGATACCGCACAATTGCTAACGCTGGACCTAATAGCCATCAGGAAGTGCCGCATTTGCATATCCATATTATGGGCGGCAAACCACTTGGGCCAATGTTGGATAAAAGTTTTGGATAG
- a CDS encoding N-acyl homoserine lactonase family protein produces MKKSFLAASALISSIFLGSADATAADVKLYTLDCGDIHMKDLAIFAKDGEFNGRDNQAGDACFVVKHPKGTLLWDTGLPKAIKDLPEGMSVPGFHISLKKTIQDQLAEIGMSEKDIDYVSISHSHFDHAGNLNDFAGAKWIVHENEYAHMFSDAMRAQAQTFSAYDKMENAEKITFTGDHDVFGDGSVTILSMPGHTPGHTTLLVNLEKEGPVLLTGDLYHLTDSRKLRTVPTFNTNAEDTLKSMDAFEAKAKELGARVVIQHEKKDTGALPKLPGYLD; encoded by the coding sequence ATGAAAAAATCCTTCCTAGCTGCAAGCGCTCTCATTTCTTCAATTTTTCTGGGTTCAGCGGATGCTACTGCTGCTGATGTGAAGCTTTACACACTCGATTGCGGTGATATTCACATGAAAGACTTGGCAATTTTTGCCAAAGACGGTGAGTTTAATGGCCGAGATAACCAAGCGGGTGACGCTTGTTTTGTGGTCAAGCACCCTAAAGGTACGCTTCTTTGGGATACGGGTCTTCCAAAGGCGATCAAGGATTTACCTGAAGGTATGTCTGTGCCGGGTTTCCATATCAGTTTAAAGAAAACCATTCAGGATCAGCTGGCAGAAATTGGTATGAGTGAGAAGGATATTGATTATGTTTCTATCTCTCACTCGCATTTTGATCATGCCGGTAACTTGAATGATTTTGCTGGGGCAAAGTGGATTGTGCACGAAAATGAATATGCACATATGTTCAGTGATGCCATGCGAGCTCAGGCACAAACATTTAGCGCCTATGATAAAATGGAAAATGCTGAGAAAATTACCTTCACTGGTGATCATGATGTGTTTGGTGATGGTTCTGTAACTATTCTCTCTATGCCGGGCCACACGCCAGGGCATACCACACTGCTTGTTAATCTTGAAAAAGAAGGTCCAGTTCTTCTAACGGGTGATTTGTATCACCTTACTGATTCCCGCAAGCTGCGCACGGTGCCAACCTTTAATACAAATGCGGAAGATACGCTCAAGTCTATGGATGCTTTTGAAGCGAAAGCGAAGGAACTTGGTGCGCGTGTTGTTATCCAGCACGAAAAGAAAGATACAGGTGCTTTACCGAAGTTGCCGGGCTATTTAGATTAA
- the hslU gene encoding ATP-dependent protease ATPase subunit HslU, with protein MTSFSPREIVSELDRFIIGQKDAKKAVAVALRNRWRRQQLEEGMREEVLPKNILMVGPTGVGKTEISRRLAKLAEAPFIKVEATKFTEVGYVGRDVEQIIRDLIESAILMVKEKKKKEVAAKAELHAEERVLDALVGDTATDATRQKFRKMLREGELSEKEIELEVDDNANPFPQMEIPGMPGASVGMLNLGDMFGKAMGGRKVKKRLTVSEAYEVLMGEESEKLIDDEGSTREAISLVENHGIVFLDEVDKICARQDARGGDVSREGVQRDLLPLIEGTTVSTKHGAIKTDHILFIASGAFHLAKPSDLLPELQGRLPIRVELEDLTEADFKRILTEPDYSLIRQYTALMGTEGVTLEFDDSGIDEIARISAHFNETVENIGARRLHTVLEKVLEEISFTASDTSGTTIKVDADFVKTNMGEVAEESDLSKFIL; from the coding sequence ATGACAAGTTTTTCACCGCGTGAAATCGTATCTGAACTGGACCGTTTCATTATCGGGCAAAAAGATGCCAAGAAAGCTGTGGCTGTAGCACTTCGTAACCGTTGGCGCCGCCAGCAGCTTGAAGAAGGTATGCGTGAGGAAGTTCTGCCAAAGAATATTCTGATGGTAGGCCCGACAGGTGTTGGTAAAACGGAAATTTCTCGCCGCCTAGCAAAGCTTGCGGAAGCGCCTTTCATCAAGGTTGAAGCGACCAAATTCACAGAAGTGGGTTATGTGGGCCGTGACGTGGAACAGATCATCCGTGATCTTATCGAATCCGCTATCCTGATGGTGAAGGAAAAGAAGAAGAAAGAAGTTGCTGCAAAAGCTGAACTGCACGCCGAAGAGCGGGTTCTTGATGCGCTTGTAGGTGACACAGCAACAGATGCAACTCGCCAGAAATTCCGCAAAATGCTGCGGGAAGGTGAGCTTTCCGAAAAAGAAATTGAACTGGAAGTAGACGATAACGCCAACCCATTCCCGCAGATGGAAATTCCGGGTATGCCGGGCGCAAGCGTGGGAATGCTCAATCTTGGTGATATGTTCGGTAAAGCCATGGGTGGCCGTAAAGTGAAGAAACGCCTGACAGTTTCTGAAGCTTACGAAGTGCTGATGGGTGAAGAATCCGAGAAACTGATTGATGATGAAGGCAGCACCCGTGAAGCTATTTCACTGGTTGAAAACCACGGTATCGTTTTCCTTGATGAGGTAGACAAAATCTGTGCGCGTCAGGATGCGCGCGGTGGTGATGTGAGCCGAGAAGGCGTGCAGCGGGACTTGTTGCCGCTTATCGAAGGTACAACGGTTTCCACCAAGCACGGTGCTATTAAAACGGATCATATCCTCTTTATTGCGTCAGGCGCTTTCCATCTCGCGAAGCCGAGCGATCTGCTGCCAGAACTTCAAGGCCGTCTGCCGATCCGCGTGGAGCTTGAAGATCTTACAGAGGCTGATTTTAAACGTATTCTCACGGAGCCTGATTACAGCCTGATCCGCCAATATACGGCGCTTATGGGTACTGAAGGTGTCACGCTTGAGTTTGATGATAGCGGTATCGATGAAATCGCTCGCATTTCAGCTCACTTTAACGAGACAGTTGAAAACATTGGTGCCCGCCGCCTGCATACGGTGCTTGAAAAAGTACTTGAGGAGATTTCCTTCACTGCGAGCGATACATCTGGCACCACTATTAAGGTGGACGCTGATTTCGTTAAAACCAACATGGGTGAAGTTGCGGAAGAAAGCGATCTTTCCAAGTTTATCCTCTAG
- the hslV gene encoding ATP-dependent protease subunit HslV: protein MTQFNDKLPTWHATTICSVRKGDKVVIAGDGQVSVGDTVMKANARKVRHLAGGKVIAGFAGATADAFTLFERLEAKLERHPGQLARACVELAKDWRTDKYLRQLQAMMIVVDQSTSLVVTGNGDVLEPEHGVVAIGSGGNFAQAAALALYDQDMTSEEIARKAMKIAADICVYTNENIVVETMDIEAAE, encoded by the coding sequence ATGACACAGTTCAACGATAAGCTTCCTACATGGCATGCCACCACAATTTGTAGCGTAAGAAAAGGCGATAAGGTTGTTATCGCAGGTGATGGCCAGGTTTCTGTTGGCGATACAGTAATGAAAGCCAATGCGCGCAAAGTACGCCACTTGGCTGGCGGTAAGGTGATTGCGGGTTTCGCAGGCGCAACCGCTGATGCTTTCACACTTTTTGAAAGGCTGGAGGCCAAGCTTGAGCGCCACCCAGGCCAACTTGCTCGTGCGTGTGTGGAGCTTGCGAAAGATTGGCGTACAGATAAATACCTGCGCCAGCTTCAGGCAATGATGATTGTTGTAGACCAAAGCACAAGCCTGGTTGTTACAGGTAATGGTGATGTGCTTGAGCCAGAACACGGTGTTGTAGCCATTGGTTCTGGTGGTAATTTTGCCCAAGCGGCAGCGCTTGCGCTCTATGATCAGGATATGACATCTGAAGAAATCGCGCGTAAAGCCATGAAAATTGCAGCGGATATCTGTGTTTACACAAACGAAAACATCGTTGTGGAAACAATGGATATCGAAGCCGCTGAATAG
- a CDS encoding glycosyltransferase family 8 protein → MQPNPDRGHFLFCTNGLYAQHSAACIKSLLENSSLKHHDICVVGHFEDTSIPAKLRSIADTYENADIRVIDFQPDDSLKAATKSYWSIDMFNRFWVVEFFESDVKRVLYLDSDIIVRGDIAPLFNTDLEGKMFGAVSIPHSAQCAALDLPPEYEYFNSGVLLFDMDKWRSSKPLDTLLPYIAANPDKLSFPDQDALNACYYADRHVLDYRWNLIVPFIWRKNELQIQASERKRIVREAVVVHYNTPLKPWHYLSAHPYKKDYWFYLRGTPWQHEKPQGKTALNMVKKLYNFLMPQEAITLMNKIRGR, encoded by the coding sequence ATGCAACCTAATCCTGATCGAGGTCATTTTCTTTTTTGCACCAATGGTTTGTATGCTCAGCATTCAGCGGCATGTATTAAATCATTGCTCGAAAACAGTAGCCTGAAGCATCACGATATTTGTGTTGTAGGGCATTTTGAAGATACGAGTATTCCAGCTAAGCTAAGGTCTATTGCAGACACATATGAAAATGCAGATATCAGGGTCATAGATTTCCAGCCGGACGATAGCCTTAAAGCAGCGACTAAAAGCTATTGGTCCATTGATATGTTTAACCGCTTCTGGGTAGTTGAATTTTTTGAAAGCGATGTAAAGCGGGTTCTGTATCTGGATTCTGATATTATCGTTCGCGGTGATATTGCACCGCTCTTTAATACTGATCTTGAAGGTAAGATGTTCGGGGCTGTATCTATTCCTCACTCTGCTCAGTGTGCGGCATTAGACCTTCCACCAGAATATGAATATTTTAATTCCGGTGTGCTCTTGTTTGATATGGATAAATGGCGGTCCAGTAAACCGCTGGATACCTTGCTGCCCTATATAGCAGCGAACCCGGATAAATTATCTTTCCCAGATCAGGATGCGCTGAACGCCTGTTATTATGCGGACCGGCACGTTCTTGATTACCGCTGGAATCTCATTGTTCCGTTCATTTGGCGAAAGAATGAATTGCAGATACAGGCTTCTGAACGGAAGCGCATTGTAAGAGAAGCGGTGGTTGTTCACTATAATACCCCTCTTAAACCGTGGCATTATTTAAGCGCACATCCTTATAAGAAGGATTATTGGTTTTATCTGCGAGGAACCCCTTGGCAGCATGAAAAGCCCCAAGGTAAAACGGCTCTGAATATGGTGAAAAAACTCTATAACTTCCTGATGCCGCAGGAAGCGATTACCTTGATGAATAAAATACGGGGACGTTAG
- a CDS encoding glycosyltransferase produces the protein MSSPDIDIIICAYQTGERIRATIDAILAQTYENFRLLIIDDASGDDTVDIIREYEDQRVQLVENEVNMGVVASRNKGLALAEADFIATCDHDDHWKPEKLALQIAYMQAHEECGLVGCFWDRYKNEQYDSTASISYHSSAYIGWYLYYRNCLLHSGLLFRRSVVEACDIEYSSDVTFGDDWKLCLDFANAGEVGVVPESLVKYTLHGDNWSIKAREEMHASGASVLKNAIEKLLGQEISVATARLYFDAVVIGVPQEDMSKLIEAGEMLATITARYIERNTVSLPDAENIYRSASEIWWQMVRLSASVKGPKQLQLFDRISAFGKYKPGLGAYITAWGKAAIKSRM, from the coding sequence ATGTCTTCTCCCGATATTGATATTATTATTTGCGCGTATCAAACAGGCGAAAGAATTCGTGCTACTATTGATGCTATTTTAGCGCAAACGTATGAAAACTTCAGGCTTTTGATCATTGATGATGCGTCTGGTGATGACACAGTGGATATCATCAGAGAGTATGAAGACCAACGCGTTCAGCTGGTGGAAAATGAAGTTAACATGGGGGTAGTTGCATCCCGCAATAAAGGGTTAGCGCTCGCGGAGGCTGATTTTATCGCCACATGTGATCATGATGATCACTGGAAGCCGGAGAAACTGGCGCTTCAGATAGCGTATATGCAAGCTCACGAAGAATGTGGTCTGGTTGGTTGTTTTTGGGACCGGTACAAAAATGAGCAATATGACAGTACAGCTTCAATCTCCTACCACAGTTCAGCTTATATTGGCTGGTATCTATATTACCGGAATTGCTTGTTACATTCAGGCTTGTTGTTCCGTCGTTCGGTTGTTGAAGCGTGTGACATTGAATATTCCTCGGATGTCACTTTCGGTGATGATTGGAAACTGTGTCTTGATTTTGCGAATGCTGGTGAAGTGGGTGTTGTTCCGGAAAGTTTGGTAAAATATACCCTCCACGGGGATAACTGGAGCATTAAGGCTCGCGAAGAAATGCATGCCAGTGGTGCCAGTGTTTTAAAAAACGCGATAGAAAAGCTACTCGGGCAGGAAATTTCTGTGGCGACAGCACGGCTATATTTTGATGCGGTTGTTATTGGCGTTCCGCAAGAAGATATGAGCAAATTGATTGAAGCCGGGGAAATGCTTGCGACTATCACAGCTCGTTACATTGAAAGAAATACAGTTTCATTGCCAGACGCTGAAAATATCTACCGATCAGCAAGTGAGATTTGGTGGCAAATGGTTCGTCTTTCGGCCAGTGTGAAGGGGCCAAAGCAATTGCAGCTGTTTGACCGCATATCAGCTTTTGGTAAATACAAACCCGGATTGGGCGCTTATATTACCGCTTGGGGAAAAGCGGCTATTAAATCGCGCATGTAA